The genome window TGCGGCCTATTTCTCTTTCTTCTCGGTCTCGCTCGACGGTTTGAAGTCGGCGATGAGCGATTCGAGCTTTTCACGCACGATACGCGGGTTATGGCCCGCCTGTATCGACAGCACGCCTTCGATGATGAATTCCTTCTCGTGCTTGCTGCGCTCCATTTTCAGTTTGAGCTTATTGCCGATAGGCAGATACACGAGGTTCGCGAACGATATCCCGTACAGCGTTGCGATGAATGCAAGCGCTATCGATCCGGCGAGTTTTGACGGGTCCGCTCCGGTAAGATTCCCGAGAATATGGATGAGCCCCATGACCGTTCCCACGATACCCATCGTCGGGGAAAAGCCGCCTGCCGCCACGAATATATTGACTTCCCGTTTGCGCTCCTGCTCGTAGGCATAGATCTCATCGGAGAGCATGCTGCGCACGAGCTCGGGTTCCGTGCCGTCAACGACGAGTTTCAATCCCTTGACGAGCATCTGGTCGTACTTCGCGTTGGCAAGACCTTCCTCAATATCGGTTTCAAGACTGAGGAGTCCGTCGCGGCGGGCTTTTTCGGACATGGTAACGAATATTTCAAGAAGTTCTTTCTCAACCTCGACGTGCAGCGATATCGCGCTCATGATAAGTTTGGGCACGTTCATGAGGTCTTTGAGCGTGAACGATGTCATTGTTGCACCGATGGTGCCGCCGAAAACGATGAGTGCGGCGGTGACCTGGAAGAGCGAGTTGATATGACCGCCTTCCAGGAGGAATCCGGAGACGATCCCGGCAAATCCTATCGCCAAACCGGCAATGGTCGCTATGTCCATGTGAACGTTTCCTCCCGCGGTGTAATACGCACCGAGATAAATCTCGCGGCATAGTATTGTTATTATCGTATCAATTTCATCATTTGTTTAGCATCTTTTTCAGCGTACGCGCACGTGATCGCAGGCTGAAAAATGTAAGCGCTTTCATGGTTTTTTGGGCATGTCACTCTGTTAACTTGACATTTCACTTCGATTGTATGATACTGATTGCATATATTGCTCGCGGAGATCGCCGTGAATTCCAGCTTGAACAGCGAAAATCAGGAACTGAAGGAAAGGGTATCGGCGTACCGCGACCGCATCGCAGACATGGAGAAAAAGCTCGATTATACGGCGAAGATCGTGCTTCTCTATGAGAATATCCTCCAATCCAACAAAGAAGAAGCGAAAGAACTCGACAATGAGATACAGGCGCGTGAGCATACGCTGGAGCTTGCCAGAAAGGAGCTGCTTGCCGCGTATGAGGAGATACGTGCACGGGAAAGCGTTTCCGATCTTGCACGCAGGGAGCTTGTCGGACAGGACAAGATAAACAGGCTCCTGAAGGATGAGAACGAATATTTGAAGGGGATCATCGAGAAATTCAAGAAGTCGGTCATATTGGCGGAGGGTACTACCGAGCGTCCCCGTTCGCCGTCAACACCGCGCGTGCCGAAAAAGCGGGCCAAAAGCCTTCGATAGCTGCATCGCCGCCTTTCACGGACCAGAGACACCTTGCAAAATATACGTCCTCGCGTATGATGACGCGCGGAGCGAAAGCAATGATCCGTCTACTCACGAAACGGCATAACGGTAAATTCCAATACAGTGAGATGGAACGTCTTATCTCCTATAGGAAAGGGGATACGATATGGGCGGATGTGACCGATCCGACGGAAGAAGATATGGAAAAGCTCATCATGAGCTTTCAGCTGCATCCGCTTGCCGTTGAGGACTGTCTTACCCGGGTCAATAATATCAAGCTTGATGTGTACGATGATCATCTGTTCATCGTGTTCACCTCGCCGGTGATAAAGGGCGTCATGTCGCAGGTGTCGATACGCCACCTGTTCATCTTCTTTTCACGCGAGTTCGTCATCACCCTGCATTCCCACCCCATGCCCGTGCTCGATTCGCTCGTCGACCGCTTCGCGAAGAACCATACCCTGCTCG of Spirochaetota bacterium contains these proteins:
- a CDS encoding flagellar motor protein yields the protein MDIATIAGLAIGFAGIVSGFLLEGGHINSLFQVTAALIVFGGTIGATMTSFTLKDLMNVPKLIMSAISLHVEVEKELLEIFVTMSEKARRDGLLSLETDIEEGLANAKYDQMLVKGLKLVVDGTEPELVRSMLSDEIYAYEQERKREVNIFVAAGGFSPTMGIVGTVMGLIHILGNLTGADPSKLAGSIALAFIATLYGISFANLVYLPIGNKLKLKMERSKHEKEFIIEGVLSIQAGHNPRIVREKLESLIADFKPSSETEKKEK